The following proteins come from a genomic window of Polaribacter dokdonensis:
- a CDS encoding HWE histidine kinase domain-containing protein — translation MTLDILNIASHNSTKHQREHVKVIENNANSIDISLFRTDNSVVIELLPTGKDFKYININNNNIKWALARTHGHETIEDILNNAVQSLQKITGFDRVMAYKFLPDNSGEIIAEATSAPSINTFLGLRFPAFDIPPRARDLFLKNPIRFIKNTSSEGSKILVHKNSDNKLNLTYSILRAAAPVHNQYLVNMEVVSSMTIPIIINGKLWGLFAHHHKSCKNLSPQEIYSADILGQTINMVLEHQTRQKAQKTIKDILENGNDLIAIETNSFKLDEFWNAQAKNLFEIIHCDGIACVIDKNIKTYGNCPELNSIQTLVDTLNTKKEEIQSYTNISKFVDKGIKDTRGLIFMQLISEFPQINMFFFRDKFSKNIQWAGSPEKELIFEKENVRLHPRSSFNEFIENNSEDSDIWTTQDLFVAKNAIETFKKYIQIEIVKEKKEVSESERSKILVKELNHRVRNILALVKSVSKQTASKEKSIESYVLALEKRITALADVNNMLTESSFGSINLEKILVKELSPFDLSDKNYEIKGPSIELASNVAPIIVLVLHELTTNSAKYGSLSSENGKLTVSWHISENDIFIFWKEENGPKVTKPKHKGFGRTIIEKAIGYEFGGSSSMNFKESGLEVTIQIPLKTILRKETEMFTTEKIKFKDKEEYIEKKKLNILVLEDDFIIANQTKELIENKITSNVDIFSNQKTALNSLEKKTYDFALLDVNLKNETSSRVAQVCNLKGIPFHYITGYGDTFLQNKSFPEAPVFIKPIADEQLFSILDKLTN, via the coding sequence ATGACGCTTGATATTTTAAACATAGCTTCTCATAATTCTACTAAGCATCAACGAGAACATGTAAAAGTGATAGAAAATAATGCGAACTCTATTGACATTTCTTTATTTAGAACAGATAATTCTGTTGTTATTGAATTATTACCAACTGGAAAAGATTTTAAATATATAAATATTAATAATAATAATATAAAGTGGGCATTAGCAAGAACTCACGGTCATGAAACCATAGAAGATATTTTAAATAATGCTGTACAATCATTACAAAAGATAACTGGTTTTGATAGGGTTATGGCTTATAAATTTCTACCTGACAATTCTGGAGAAATAATAGCCGAAGCTACTTCAGCACCTTCTATCAATACATTTTTAGGTTTAAGATTTCCTGCTTTTGATATTCCACCAAGAGCAAGAGATCTTTTTTTAAAAAACCCAATACGTTTTATTAAAAATACTAGTTCTGAAGGTTCTAAGATTTTAGTCCATAAAAATTCTGACAATAAACTAAACCTAACTTACAGCATCTTAAGAGCAGCTGCCCCAGTTCATAATCAATACTTAGTGAATATGGAAGTTGTTAGTTCTATGACTATACCTATTATTATAAATGGTAAACTTTGGGGGTTATTTGCACATCATCATAAGTCTTGTAAAAATTTATCTCCACAAGAAATTTATTCCGCAGATATATTGGGGCAAACAATTAATATGGTTCTAGAACATCAAACAAGACAAAAAGCTCAAAAGACAATTAAAGATATTTTAGAAAATGGTAATGATTTAATTGCAATAGAAACAAATTCATTCAAATTAGACGAGTTCTGGAATGCTCAGGCAAAAAATCTATTTGAAATTATTCATTGTGATGGTATTGCCTGCGTTATAGATAAAAATATTAAAACTTACGGTAATTGTCCAGAACTAAATTCCATTCAAACTTTAGTTGATACACTAAATACTAAAAAAGAAGAAATACAAAGTTACACTAACATTTCTAAATTTGTAGATAAGGGGATTAAAGATACCAGAGGTTTAATTTTTATGCAATTAATTTCTGAATTTCCACAGATAAACATGTTTTTTTTCAGAGATAAATTTTCAAAAAATATTCAATGGGCAGGAAGTCCAGAAAAAGAATTAATATTTGAAAAAGAAAATGTTAGATTACACCCAAGAAGTTCTTTTAATGAATTTATAGAAAACAATTCTGAAGATTCAGATATTTGGACTACTCAAGATCTTTTTGTAGCAAAAAACGCTATAGAAACGTTTAAAAAATACATTCAAATAGAAATTGTTAAAGAGAAAAAGGAAGTTTCTGAGTCTGAAAGATCAAAAATTCTTGTAAAAGAATTAAACCATAGAGTCAGAAATATTTTAGCCTTGGTTAAATCTGTTTCTAAACAAACTGCTAGCAAAGAGAAATCTATAGAAAGCTATGTTTTGGCTCTAGAAAAAAGAATTACTGCATTAGCGGATGTGAATAATATGCTAACAGAAAGTAGTTTTGGTAGTATTAACTTAGAAAAGATTTTAGTAAAAGAACTATCTCCTTTTGATCTTAGTGATAAAAACTATGAGATTAAAGGACCATCTATTGAACTAGCATCTAATGTTGCTCCTATAATTGTTTTAGTTTTACATGAACTAACTACAAATTCTGCAAAATATGGATCATTATCTTCAGAAAATGGTAAACTCACAGTTTCTTGGCATATATCAGAAAATGACATATTTATATTTTGGAAAGAAGAAAATGGGCCAAAAGTTACCAAACCAAAGCATAAAGGTTTTGGTCGAACCATTATTGAAAAAGCAATTGGTTATGAATTTGGTGGAAGCTCATCAATGAATTTTAAAGAGTCTGGTTTAGAGGTAACAATTCAAATTCCTTTAAAAACAATTCTGAGAAAAGAAACAGAAATGTTTACAACAGAAAAAATAAAATTTAAGGATAAAGAAGAGTATATAGAAAAAAAGAAATTAAATATTCTTGTTTTAGAAGATGATTTTATAATTGCAAATCAAACAAAAGAACTAATAGAAAATAAAATAACATCTAATGTAGATATCTTTTCTAACCAAAAAACAGCGCTAAATTCTTTAGAGAAAAAAACATATGATTTTGCACTTTTAGATGTTAATTTAAAAAATGAAACTTCTTCAAGAGTTGCCCAAGTGTGTAATTTAAAAGGAATTCCTTTTCATTATATTACAGGTTATGGAGATACATTTTTACAAAATAAATCTTTCCCAGAAGCACCTGTTTTTATAAAACCAATTGCAGATGAACAATTATTTAGTATTTTAGATAAACTAACCAATTAA